The Symmachiella macrocystis genome contains the following window.
CCATAAGGAGGATGCAATGCACAAGTCGGTGCGGTATTTACTGGGATTGATTGTCACGTGTTGCATTTGGTTGAACACAGCGTCGAGTTTCGCGCAGCAGTCGTTAGCACCTGCGTGTGATGCTGCACAGGGAAACTACTTCTGCAGTAATGCCACCAATCCCTGCGCTGATTGGCTGACGTCCCCAAACATGCTGGGTGACCTGGGGGGCGCCCGGTCCGGTTTGGCTGAGAGCGGCATTCTGTACAACGCCTCGTTGACGAACTTCTATCAGGGTGTTGCCAGCGGCGGGAATCAGCAGACCTTCGACAACGGCGGCAAGGTCGATCAGTTCGTGATCTTCGAAGGAGGCAAGCTCGGCCTCGATGAGGGCTTCACAGCTATCATGCACGCCGAAACACGATATGGTGAGGACGTGATCCTGGACGCGGCACCATTGGTACCTGTGAATACGAATCTGCTTTATCCGTCACTGAATAACGAGACTGCGATTACCGGCCTGTTGTTTCAACAGGCGTTAAGCGAGGAATGGGCGGTCGCGTTCGGTAAGTTTAATGCGGTCGACTTGTGGAATATGGTCTACCCGCAAACCGGTCGAGGTGTAACGGGGTTTATGAATGCTTCGATGATCCTCCCCATGTCGTTCACTAAGACGTTTCCGCTTTCGACGCTGGGAGGCGGAGTCATGCGGATGAAAGACAAACAAATCCAGGGCGCACTGCTCGTCTACGACTCGAACAACTCGACAACGACCAGTGGCTTTGACAGGCTTTTCGACAACGGAGCGATCGTTCTCGGTTTATGGCGGTTTTTCACCGAATTCAACGAACTGCCTGGCTCCCACCTGTTCGGAGGGACGTGGGCCAGCGGTAATTATTCTTCCTTGGACCGGCTCGATTGGGCGTTCATTCCCGGTCAGGGAATTGTCGCTGGCCCACAAAGCGGTTCATGGTTCTTGATGTATGTGGCCGAGCAAAAGATTTGGATTGATCCATGCAACCTCAATCGCAATGTGGGTCTGCTGAGCCAATGGGGATTGGCTGACGAAAACACCAACCCCTACCGCTGGACTGGCAACGTGGCCTTGCAAGCTCAAGGCCTGATCCGCGGCCGCGATAAAGATACGATGGGCGTCGGTTATTTCTACAGCGGCCTCAGCGGACAATTCAAGACGCTACAACGGCAGTTCGATGTCAACGACCTGCAAGGGGGTGAACTTTACTATAACGCAACAATAACGCCATGGTTCCATCTGACCGCCGACCTGCAGATCGTGGAGCCTTCGGTGCGGTTCAACGACACGGCAGTCGTGTTTGGCCTGCGGGCGCAACTGCTGCTGTAGGCCAATGCGCGCAGTTACGGACCATAAACTCGGTTCAATACGACGAGAATTATTTCGTCGCGAACTGAGTGGGGTATTCCGCGCGGTCCAAAAATAGTGACGGACGGAAGTCAAACGCTAAAAGAAGGTTCGCGTGAAATTCTCAGGGCAGAACTGCCGTGAAGGGAATGTCTGCAAGCAGCAGTTGCGATTTCAAATTGATGGTTATTCAAGAAGGAAACGCAAAGTGAGCGCAGCCGCTAAGACATGTGCATTTATGAATTCACACAGCACGTTCGTACCATTGAACTAAACCGCCCAGTCGTTCGCGGCGGATGAGATCATCGAGTGAAATTGTGTTGTTCTCTGGTGGTGGATCAGCGTTTGAAGGCGGCAGATGCCCACAGGCTGCGTGTGCTCGCTGATCATTGTAGTAACGGACATATTTGCGAACGGGGCAATTGAGATACCGCTTGCCAAACACCAGGATATTATGCAAATATTCCTGCTTGATGCTTTGGATGACTCGTTCGCAGTGGGAATTCAAGTTGGGGATTTGCACCGGCAGGACCTTGACCTTTGGTCATCACATGCGTATCAGGCGTCGGCGTCATGCGCTAGCTATCGGTCCAGGGCATCAACGATGTCATTTACAGTGCGCGTCGTAGCGAGAGTAAATGACTCGTACTCCGCATGAGCGTTGCAGAATTCGACCAATTTTTCCCAACACTCGCGCCAGTCTGCTCTCTGTGAAATTCGAGGCGTTGGTCAAACATGGGGATAAGTTTTTCATGAAAGCCGGAGGCAGAAATAATCTCATCCCGCCGCCTGACGATCAGAATCGGTTCGGCATTGCACAGGACCAACGCTACCGAGAGCAGATTGTTGTCCAACTTCTTGTCGCTCCGGACACAGTCCAAACACAGCTCCCCGATCAGCCAATCGATGGTCGGCGGCGACTGGGCCAAAGTGTCGGCACGTTCCAGCGTTCGGAACAGAGCCGATTCCCTGCCATGATTCTCAACGGTTTCAATAACAAGCGGCATCACCGATGGAACATCGCTGTAGGCGTCCACGAAGTAGCTGATCGCCTTGACGCGGATTTCGGGGTTGGGGTGCAGAATTACCTGTTTGATTTACTGCTCGTTCAGCCTCACGCTTGTGGTCTTTCCTTGCGAATCAGTCGAAGTTGGTTTTTCTCAATTGCTTGGTGGAAAGTGTACTGAGCGTTACTGTCGCGTCGCAACGCTACGACGGCAAAAGTAAACCCACAAACATCCTGAAGCCATGAATTGACAATGACTTACATCACCCGGCACAACTGCGAATCGAGTGTCGCAACTCGCTCCGATCGCGACAACGCAGCCGCCGGTTGAGGCCGTGATGCGAACTAGTCGTTGTAAAACCAAGGCACAATTAGTTGGACACCACTCCCGAGCACCGACACATCTCCGTCACACATCTCCGTCCTCTAATCCAGGCGGTCCTTCCAGTACCGCATCGAGACTTTCCGAGAGAGCAACGATGATATCCCAATCGCCGGTAATGATGTCTTGAGAATGCGCCAGGTTGTCCCTCAGCTTCCCCAACATCTTAGCCGCATCATCCAATTGCCGCCTCGATTGAAATTTGGTCAAGTTACGCAATTCCTTACTGCGGGCGATGATTTGTGCTTTATCGGTCAATTGCAGGCAATCCAATAAGGAGAGATCCTGGTTGCGTCGGATGCGTTCCACAAGAAGTTCCTCAGTCTTCTGGATCCGTCCTTCTGAAAGAAACGGCTTCCATTTTTCGTCAGGATAGTACTGTTCGATCAATCGGCTGAACCGCATCTCTATCAGCGTCACCATTCCGAAGAGCCACATCCGAACGGGAGGCTTTTGAAGGTCGGTGCGACTGACGATGCCGCCGACGCGTCCGAGTATTGAAACAAAAAGACGACGTTTGTCTTTAAGTTGCAATACGAGATCGGCCAGCGCTGTTGAGTCCAGTACAACCTGCGCTTCGTCGAAAGGCTGAATATGGTTTGCGCATACGCCAGTACCGAGGTCAGCCAGCTCCACATAACCTTCTACACGCCCTTCTTTGCGAATGCCCACAATCTCGAATCTCTTAGCTTTCATGAACGCTTGGACTTTTTCTGACGATGTGGAATCGTCAAAGGAGATAAGCGGCTCGGCGATGTCATGAACGACAAAACCCTGCTGGAAAACTCTGCGGAGACTGTGCAGGGTGGAGGAATTGAGTGTCATGGATTTCTGTATCTCTTTCAGGCTCTAGCCGTATCCGTAGCTCTCGTCGGTGACGGCTGCGTTGTCGTGAGATGAGGCCGCGTAATCGAGACAGTATACACGAACCCACATTCGGATTGCCTTCTCGCGGCTCTCAATTTGGCACGCTACGCCCGTTCCAGAGAGAGTTAAAGAACTTGGGGTTCTCCCCCAGCATGAAAAGCCCAACAAATATTGCCGCGCCGTGCAGATAATGACGGAGCGAAAACGGCCCGCAAACCACGGCAGTCCTGCGACATCGGTAGTGAATGTCCCGGCTCAGAAATGCGGCTCTAAAATGTCCATTTTTGCAACAAGGTCGGAGATGCCTTCAGAAACGCGCGTCGCGTTCCTAGCAACAAGTTACTGACCTGATGGCCGCAACGGTCGGACGAGAACTGTCGAGGCGTTTCGCCAGTCCCTGTTCGTACGCGTAGCGCATGGCCAGTTCCAGATCTTTAGGATTGGCCATATTTTCTTACCTCCAGAAGTTGTCCCCCTTTGCTTCTGGGTATGCTGGCGGCGGGCGAGGCGTTCTCAATCTATGCCTGCAAGAACGGACTCTATGATTGCGCATCGCCCATCGTGCTTGAGGGCAAGCATGTCGCCAATGTCTTCGTCGGCCAGATTCTTCTCATGCCACTTCTGATGAAGCACGTGCTTCAACCGCCCAAGCCGTTATCAGATTACAGATCAGACTTACTCGACGAGTTCGAGGAAGTCGTGCTTCGCTGCCTGGAAAAGGATCCGGCGAAACGGCCGCTTACCGCCTTTGATCTCGAACAAAGCCTAGCGTCCATCTCCCTCGACGAACCGTGGGACAATCGCCGCGCAGCTGTTTGGTGGAAAGACTCGCAGCCGAAAAATACTGACGCTCGCTTCAAAAACAATGATGAACGGAAGTTGAACGACGAAACGAGGTTCCACTGAAAATTGATTGGCAGAACTGTCAGTGGAAATCATGGTATCCAGCCACAGTTGCTATTGCAAATTGGGGATTTGTTACGGTAAGTGCGCAAGGCGAGCGCAGCCGCGTAGACGTGGGCGATGATGAAATCACGCAGCTGGTTCGCACCATTGAATCAATCCCCCCAGTCGTTCGCGGCGAACAATATCATCGAGAACGATGGTGTTGTTCTCCGGTGGCGGATCAGTGCATGAGGGCGATAAATGTCCACAGGCAGAGTGGGCTCGATCATCGTTGTAGTGGCGGACGTATTCACGGACAAGGTAGTTCAGATGCTGCTCGCCGAAGACCAAGAAATTGTCCAGGCATTCCTGCTTGATACTCTGAATGACCCGCTCGCAGCGAGAATTAAAGTTCGGGCTTTGTACCGGCAGGACTTTGATCTTTACACCTTCGGCTTTTAGTACATCGTCGGATTGTGCTGTGGATTTCGTGTCGCGATCGCGAATCAGGCAGGCTGGCTTTTCGTCGCGACCGGCCGTTTGCATGAGAAAGTTGCGGGCCTGCTGTGTTACCCATGCGGAATCGGGGTGCGCCGTGGAGTTGCTGACGAAGATATCGCGGGTCTCGACATTGATGAAGACCAACAGGAAATAGTTCACAAGCCCTCTTGGCGTGATGACATGTTTTGTGAAAAAGTCACAGGCCCAGAGGGTCTTGGCGTGGATCTTGATGAACTGCTCCCAAGAACCTTGAGACCGGTTGGGCGAGGTGTCGATCCCCTCCTCTTTGAGGATGTTGCGGACCGTTTGTCGGCAGATGCGGTTGATGCCGAGCCGCCGCAACTCGCCCAAGATGCGCGTGTAGCCGACGCCGGTTTCACGGGCGATCTTGCGGACCAGTTCGCGGAGTACTTATCGTTTTCGGGGTCGCCCCGGTTTGGCCGGCTTGTAGCCGCGTCGCTCTTTCCGGACCCAGCGATGGAATGTGATTGGCGTGACGATGCTGATCAACCGGTCGATGTCCTTGCCGAGCGGTTTGCCGAATTTGAGCAATCGGGCACGTTCCTCCGGTTTCGTGTGACTTTTGCCAGGGACGCGGGCGCGCAGAATTGCCAGCTCTTCCTTCAGATATAGGGCGTGCTTGGCCAGTCGGTGTTCAGAGGCGTTGGCAATGAGCAGCAACAGCGGGTGAAACAGCCGGGACATCCTGTGCCTGCCTGTGATTTCGCATTGCCCACCTTGCCCCTCTGATGCTTAACGTATGCTCGACCGATGCTTTAGGTCGCGGCGTCGGTCAAATATCTATTTACACGCAGAGGGTTTGGAAGGCAGAGGGTTTGGAAGGCAGAGGGTTTGGAAGGCAGAGGGTTTGGAAGGCAGAGGGTTTGGAAGGCAGAGGGTTTGGAAGGCAGAGGGTACGCCCAGTTCGTCGGTCATTCCGGTCATTCTTGAGGCGACTACGCAGACTCATCGGCCAGCCGTTTTTGGCAATGCTCGATCCGCGATTTAAAGAAACGAATTTGATTATGAACCTGCGGCAGTGAAATCTCAATTGACTCGAGAAATGATTTTCCATCCCCATACAGAGTTATGGCTTTGTCGAATTCTTTGCGTGTCTCATAAAGCGTGCCGAGCTCTCGATAATTTTTCAGCGTCAGTTTGAACAGTTCAGAGTCTGCAAGATCCAGAACGGCTTGTTTGCGGCGAATCGCAATTCTTGCCTGCATGGACTGGATTAGATCGTCTTGGCGATTCTGTTTTTTGTAGAGCTGGCAAAGATTGTCGTATGAATACGCTGCGCTCTTTTGAATTTTCGTATCGAGCGAATCAATCTCAATGGCGCAGTTGATGAAAAACAACGATTCTTGGAAGGCCTTTTCCGCAGCCGGAAGGTTCCCTTGATCATAATAAAGATTCCCCAAGTACTCACGGTTGATCGACAAATGAAACGGGAACTCCTTGAAGCGTGGATATTTTTTCATCAGCTGTTGATATGTCTCACCAGCCTGTTGCAAATATGTTGAGCTCTCGTCGAATTTCTTCCGTACGTAATAATCTTGTCCCAAACTATCGAGTCCTACCACGAAGAGGGAGTTGATTTCTCGGTCATCAGGATGCTTCTTGACCAACTTTTCTGCTCTCTTCAGTCCGTCGGAATGTGCGTCGACTGCTTTGTTCGCTACGTTGCGGGTTTTCCAAAAGTCGCCCCATTCATACAAAATATGTATGACGCCCGTGGTATAGCGAGATTCTTGCGGGTGCGCAGTGGCTAACTCCTCGCGCAGCTCGGCACAGCGTTCAAGATAGGGCTCGGCTTCAATTAATCTTCCGGTGTCAACCAAGTCGGAAGCGACGCGTTGCAGTGCGATTGAATACATCCAGAGCGACTCAGGGTCACGGCCCCCATCTACGTCCACGATCTGTCGAAACTGGTTAACCGACTG
Protein-coding sequences here:
- a CDS encoding carbohydrate porin, encoding MHKSVRYLLGLIVTCCIWLNTASSFAQQSLAPACDAAQGNYFCSNATNPCADWLTSPNMLGDLGGARSGLAESGILYNASLTNFYQGVASGGNQQTFDNGGKVDQFVIFEGGKLGLDEGFTAIMHAETRYGEDVILDAAPLVPVNTNLLYPSLNNETAITGLLFQQALSEEWAVAFGKFNAVDLWNMVYPQTGRGVTGFMNASMILPMSFTKTFPLSTLGGGVMRMKDKQIQGALLVYDSNNSTTTSGFDRLFDNGAIVLGLWRFFTEFNELPGSHLFGGTWASGNYSSLDRLDWAFIPGQGIVAGPQSGSWFLMYVAEQKIWIDPCNLNRNVGLLSQWGLADENTNPYRWTGNVALQAQGLIRGRDKDTMGVGYFYSGLSGQFKTLQRQFDVNDLQGGELYYNATITPWFHLTADLQIVEPSVRFNDTAVVFGLRAQLLL
- a CDS encoding integrase core domain-containing protein, coding for MQIPNLNSHCERVIQSIKQEYLHNILVFGKRYLNCPVRKYVRYYNDQRAHAACGHLPPSNADPPPENNTISLDDLIRRERLGGLVQWYERAV
- a CDS encoding PocR ligand-binding domain-containing protein — translated: MLAAGEAFSIYACKNGLYDCASPIVLEGKHVANVFVGQILLMPLLMKHVLQPPKPLSDYRSDLLDEFEEVVLRCLEKDPAKRPLTAFDLEQSLASISLDEPWDNRRAAVWWKDSQPKNTDARFKNNDERKLNDETRFH
- a CDS encoding integrase core domain-containing protein; amino-acid sequence: MGELRRLGINRICRQTVRNILKEEGIDTSPNRSQGSWEQFIKIHAKTLWACDFFTKHVITPRGLVNYFLLVFINVETRDIFVSNSTAHPDSAWVTQQARNFLMQTAGRDEKPACLIRDRDTKSTAQSDDVLKAEGVKIKVLPVQSPNFNSRCERVIQSIKQECLDNFLVFGEQHLNYLVREYVRHYNDDRAHSACGHLSPSCTDPPPENNTIVLDDIVRRERLGGLIQWCEPAA